A portion of the Deltaproteobacteria bacterium genome contains these proteins:
- a CDS encoding peptidase S8: protein MTDGQRDRRKRGGAIWLLLLLVVVVAWWYFRPAPDRAATGDPAAGDAWAEADPDDILVDLRDDVGDDVVADLERTFGIDLELVSDQSADERLYRAHVAPDRRDALIAALSARPEVEVAEPDARVTLTPQPGVPVAASQPMHPGFPNDPLYRFQWHMDQIHMPAAWPLADGDGVIVAVIDTGVAHENRGRFTTMPDLDVDFVKPYDFVHNVAHANDDHGHGTHVAGTIAQSTNNGIGVAGVARKVKIMPLKVLGADGSGSVGGIADAIRYAADEGAKVINMSLGGRFPSRILKRAVQYAHSKGVVVVCAAGNDGRGKVSYPAAYPGAIAVAATQYDERTTFYSNWGAAIDLAAPGGNTRVDQNGDGMPDGVLQNTIVEGDPSRNDYLAYMGTSMASPHVAGVAALLVGEGVTDPDQVEAILKDTARKPEGYDRDRYGAGIVDAAAAVVRARTAVGTWQALLGLLLAAAVASAARRRGLGVRIGAGYVAGVLVGASGLFFLPLFGSIAAWPGMDLLSRGLPSWDLVLLGPAGHGNALFFSALIPLVLVALLASTRARAVVAGVAAGVGGHLLLYAVAPMAAIAYAPADPVWLVANAAACAGLAYLVLKR, encoded by the coding sequence ATGACGGACGGTCAACGCGACAGGCGCAAGCGCGGCGGCGCGATCTGGTTGTTGCTTCTGCTGGTCGTGGTGGTGGCGTGGTGGTACTTCCGCCCCGCGCCGGATCGCGCGGCCACCGGCGACCCCGCCGCGGGCGATGCCTGGGCCGAAGCCGATCCGGACGACATCCTGGTCGACCTGCGCGACGACGTCGGCGACGACGTGGTCGCCGACCTCGAGCGGACCTTCGGCATCGACCTCGAGTTGGTGTCCGACCAGTCGGCGGACGAGCGCCTGTACCGCGCGCACGTGGCGCCCGACCGGCGCGACGCGCTGATCGCGGCGCTGTCGGCGCGGCCGGAAGTCGAGGTCGCCGAACCGGACGCGCGCGTGACCCTCACGCCGCAACCGGGCGTCCCCGTGGCCGCGTCGCAGCCGATGCATCCCGGGTTCCCGAACGACCCGCTGTACCGCTTCCAATGGCACATGGACCAGATCCACATGCCGGCGGCGTGGCCGCTGGCCGACGGCGACGGCGTGATCGTCGCCGTGATCGACACCGGCGTCGCCCACGAAAACCGCGGCCGGTTCACGACGATGCCCGACTTGGACGTCGACTTCGTCAAGCCGTACGACTTCGTCCACAACGTCGCGCACGCCAACGACGACCACGGCCACGGCACGCACGTCGCGGGCACCATCGCGCAGTCCACCAACAACGGGATCGGCGTCGCCGGCGTCGCGCGCAAGGTCAAGATCATGCCGCTGAAGGTGCTCGGCGCCGACGGCTCCGGCTCGGTCGGCGGCATCGCCGACGCCATTCGCTACGCCGCCGACGAGGGCGCCAAGGTCATCAACATGAGCCTCGGCGGCCGGTTCCCGTCGCGGATCCTCAAGCGCGCCGTCCAGTACGCCCACTCGAAAGGCGTCGTGGTCGTGTGCGCGGCCGGTAACGACGGGCGCGGCAAGGTGAGCTATCCGGCCGCCTACCCCGGCGCGATCGCGGTCGCCGCGACGCAGTACGACGAGCGGACCACGTTCTACTCGAACTGGGGCGCCGCGATCGATCTGGCCGCCCCGGGCGGCAACACGCGCGTCGACCAAAACGGCGACGGCATGCCAGACGGCGTGCTGCAAAACACGATCGTCGAGGGCGACCCGTCGCGCAACGACTATCTCGCGTACATGGGGACGTCGATGGCGTCGCCGCACGTCGCCGGCGTCGCGGCGCTCCTCGTCGGCGAGGGCGTGACGGACCCGGACCAGGTCGAGGCGATCCTGAAGGACACGGCGCGCAAACCCGAGGGCTACGATCGCGACCGCTACGGCGCCGGCATCGTCGACGCGGCGGCGGCGGTCGTCCGCGCGCGCACCGCGGTCGGCACCTGGCAGGCGCTGCTCGGGCTGCTGCTCGCGGCGGCCGTGGCGTCCGCGGCGCGCCGGCGCGGGCTCGGCGTCCGGATCGGCGCCGGCTACGTCGCCGGCGTCCTCGTCGGCGCCAGCGGGCTGTTCTTCCTGCCGCTCTTCGGCTCGATCGCGGCGTGGCCGGGGATGGACCTGCTGTCGCGGGGCCTGCCGTCGTGGGACCTCGTCCTGCTCGGACCGGCCGGCCACGGCAACGCGCTGTTCTTCAGCGCGCTGATCCCGCTGGTGCTCGTCGCGCTGCTCGCGTCCACGCGCGCGCGCGCGGTCGTCGCCGGCGTGGCGGCCGGCGTCGGCGGGCACCTGCTGCTGTACGCGGTCGCCCCGATGGCGGCGATCGCCTACGCGCCGGCCGATCCCGTGTGGCTCGTGGCCAACGCCGCCGCGTGCGCCGGCCTCGCCTACCTGGTGCTCAAGCGCTAG